A single Mangrovimonas sp. YM274 DNA region contains:
- a CDS encoding NUDIX domain-containing protein, translated as MLNNYSKEDKVLLAVDCIIFGFDKDKLKILLIKRDFEPEKGKWSLIGGFLKKEENLDDAANRVLEHLTGLDEVYLEQFFTYSEVDRDPEERTISVAYYALINIEDHDEELIEQYSAKWFSIDKIPNLIFDHNQMVDQAIKRLQYRASTKPIGFELLPEKFTMRQLQKLYESILDTDLDKRNFISKINALDILIKLDEKDMESSRKGSFLHMFDKEKYDKKTHEGFIFKI; from the coding sequence ATGCTTAATAACTATAGTAAAGAGGACAAAGTTTTATTAGCAGTAGACTGTATCATTTTTGGTTTTGACAAGGACAAGCTGAAAATTTTGCTCATTAAAAGGGATTTTGAGCCCGAAAAAGGAAAATGGTCCCTGATTGGGGGATTCCTAAAAAAAGAAGAAAACTTGGATGATGCCGCCAATAGAGTCCTTGAACATCTTACTGGACTTGACGAAGTCTACCTGGAACAATTTTTCACCTACAGTGAAGTGGACAGGGACCCTGAAGAGCGAACTATATCGGTAGCTTATTATGCGCTCATCAATATTGAAGACCATGATGAAGAACTCATAGAACAATATTCAGCAAAATGGTTTAGCATTGACAAAATTCCAAACCTCATTTTTGACCACAATCAAATGGTGGACCAGGCCATTAAACGCCTGCAGTACAGAGCCTCTACCAAACCTATTGGATTTGAATTGCTGCCAGAGAAATTTACCATGCGGCAATTGCAAAAGCTCTACGAATCCATTTTAGACACCGACTTGGATAAACGGAATTTCATCAGTAAAATAAATGCTCTAGACATTCTGATTAAACTGGACGAAAAAGACATGGAGTCATCCAGAAAGGGATCCTTTCTACATATGTTTGACAAAGAAAAGTATGACAAAAAAACCCATGAAGGGTTCATTTTTAAAATCTAA
- a CDS encoding glycoside hydrolase family 88 protein, with amino-acid sequence MKHLHSIKLYSLLSLASLINFTACKTENNTPQKAEPNWAEQHLEMAANNYKTLSKNVPVNQFPTTYTNDTLRFSDSGWWCSGFYPGTLVYLFEGTQDSLFLKTVETKLTELEKEQFNTTTHDLGFMMFCSFGNAYQVTHNPEYAEIIKNASQSISSRFNPKTGTIRSWDPAPWNDKWEYPVIIDNMMNLEMLLWAGKHVNNHKFTEVALTHADTTLNNHFRKDFSSYHVVSYDTISGNVEMKNTDQGYADESSWARGQAWGLYGYTTMYRYTKNQKYLEHAMGIADFIVNHPNLPEDKIPYWDFDAPNIPNAKRDASAAAIMASAFLELKNYASENKAKIYFNTAEQMLKSLSSPEYFASQDEQGGFIIKHCVGNMPDNTEVDVPLSYADYYYVEALLRYLNKIELIN; translated from the coding sequence ATGAAACATCTACATTCCATAAAACTTTATTCACTTCTCAGTCTTGCTTCTTTAATTAATTTTACCGCCTGTAAAACAGAAAATAACACACCACAAAAAGCAGAACCCAATTGGGCTGAGCAGCATTTGGAAATGGCAGCCAACAATTACAAAACCCTTTCCAAAAACGTTCCTGTCAACCAATTTCCCACTACTTATACCAACGATACTCTTAGATTTAGTGACTCCGGTTGGTGGTGCAGTGGTTTTTACCCGGGTACTTTGGTGTATTTATTTGAAGGTACTCAAGATTCCCTGTTTTTAAAAACCGTCGAAACAAAATTGACAGAACTTGAAAAAGAACAATTCAACACCACCACTCATGATTTAGGATTTATGATGTTCTGCAGTTTTGGTAATGCTTATCAAGTAACGCACAATCCTGAATATGCCGAAATCATCAAAAATGCATCACAATCTATAAGCTCTCGTTTCAATCCAAAAACGGGAACTATCCGTTCCTGGGATCCTGCACCGTGGAATGACAAATGGGAATACCCTGTAATCATTGACAATATGATGAACCTGGAAATGCTTCTTTGGGCAGGAAAACATGTCAACAACCATAAATTTACCGAAGTAGCCCTAACGCATGCCGATACCACGCTAAACAATCATTTCCGTAAAGATTTTAGCAGCTACCATGTTGTCTCCTACGATACCATTTCAGGAAATGTTGAAATGAAAAATACCGATCAAGGCTATGCCGATGAATCCTCTTGGGCACGAGGACAAGCCTGGGGATTGTACGGCTACACCACCATGTACCGATATACCAAAAACCAAAAGTATTTAGAACATGCCATGGGTATTGCAGACTTTATAGTTAACCATCCCAACCTTCCTGAAGATAAAATTCCGTATTGGGATTTTGACGCTCCTAATATTCCAAATGCCAAAAGAGACGCCTCGGCTGCGGCTATCATGGCTTCTGCCTTTTTGGAACTCAAAAACTACGCTTCTGAAAACAAAGCCAAAATCTACTTCAACACTGCCGAACAAATGCTCAAAAGTCTCTCTTCTCCAGAATATTTTGCATCGCAAGATGAACAAGGCGGTTTTATCATCAAACATTGTGTTGGGAATATGCCTGATAATACCGAAGTTGACGTTCCCCTCTCCTATGCCGACTATTATTACGTGGAAGCTCTTTTAAGATACTTAAACAAAATAGAACTCATCAATTAG
- a CDS encoding BNR repeat-containing protein — translation MLKHTFSYLLLFLLAASCHKTSFQKPLETNISQVGEGWAKNSINTVIFRKNSLVTHNKHQYIAYYNPEGHVVLGKRLLKSSQWETLVTPYTAHVEDAHNSISIMVDGDGYLHVAWGNHNNQLNYAKSVRPNSLELGKKIQMLGDKEQQVSYPEFYALQDGNLLFFYRDGGSGNGNLVINHYNTQTQTWHRVQDNLIDGESLRNAYWQAYVDKNDQMHISWVWRESPDVASNHDLAYATSKDGGKTWQKSTGEVYQLPITESSAEVIENIPQNSELINQTSMTSDKHGNPFIVSYWREADSEIPQFHLTYKTDQWQTIDLGFRKTPFSLSGLGTKSIPISRPQIVATDSEDIIVIFRDEERGSKVSIAYNTFPFDSNWQILDVTEDSYEAWEPTLDTELWKSSKILSLFLQKTYQVDSEGLSDIQESDVEVLDWQP, via the coding sequence ATGTTAAAACATACGTTTTCCTATCTTTTACTTTTTCTTTTAGCAGCATCTTGCCATAAGACTTCGTTCCAAAAACCTTTAGAAACCAACATCTCCCAAGTGGGTGAAGGATGGGCCAAAAATTCTATCAACACGGTTATTTTTAGAAAAAATTCTTTAGTAACACACAACAAACACCAGTACATTGCTTACTATAATCCAGAAGGCCATGTGGTATTGGGAAAAAGACTCCTAAAATCTAGCCAATGGGAAACCCTAGTTACTCCTTATACTGCCCATGTAGAAGATGCCCATAACTCAATCAGCATTATGGTAGATGGTGACGGCTATTTACATGTGGCTTGGGGCAACCACAACAATCAGCTTAACTATGCGAAAAGTGTCCGTCCCAATTCATTGGAACTAGGCAAAAAAATACAAATGTTAGGAGATAAAGAGCAACAGGTCAGTTACCCTGAATTCTACGCCTTACAGGATGGCAACCTCCTGTTTTTCTACAGAGATGGAGGTTCTGGAAACGGCAATCTTGTCATTAACCACTACAATACCCAAACCCAAACTTGGCACAGGGTACAGGATAATCTGATAGATGGAGAAAGTTTGAGGAATGCCTATTGGCAGGCCTATGTAGACAAAAATGATCAAATGCATATTTCCTGGGTTTGGAGAGAAAGCCCCGATGTGGCTAGCAATCACGATTTGGCTTACGCCACTTCCAAAGATGGTGGGAAAACCTGGCAAAAATCGACAGGAGAAGTCTACCAACTTCCTATTACAGAAAGCTCTGCTGAAGTGATTGAAAACATCCCTCAAAACAGCGAGCTTATCAACCAAACTTCCATGACCTCCGACAAGCATGGCAATCCTTTCATTGTTAGTTATTGGCGTGAAGCAGATAGTGAGATTCCGCAATTCCATCTTACCTACAAAACAGACCAATGGCAAACTATCGATTTAGGTTTCAGAAAAACACCTTTTAGCCTAAGCGGACTAGGCACGAAATCCATTCCTATTTCCAGACCACAAATAGTAGCAACCGACTCAGAGGACATTATTGTCATATTCAGGGATGAAGAGCGCGGTAGCAAAGTATCAATTGCCTATAACACATTTCCTTTTGATAGCAACTGGCAAATTTTGGATGTAACCGAGGACTCTTACGAAGCGTGGGAACCGACTTTAGACACAGAACTTTGGAAAAGTTCAAAAATACTGAGTCTGTTTTTACAAAAAACCTATCAAGTAGACAGTGAAGGCTTATCCGACATTCAAGAAAGTGATGTTGAAGTTTTAGACTGGCAACCTTAA
- a CDS encoding DUF2264 domain-containing protein, translated as MRIIFTLIALFIAANFTILNAQSNQKEAAVFQIDQPDYKQSPYTGMTKQHWKDAALYILEGAFSYINSYEDPMKFPKLPGKSYPHNEDQVPTEKLEGLCRTLFVAAPLLKENPSLQVNGIDVAKYYRLQILNLLDPSKASYIPPRTQDQGPTQILVEFGALAISLFVAPEAIWEPLSQEQKDALAHTMLSYGNGPTVPSNWRFFNIFVMSFFKDQGYPINEELLTEYLNLSLDQYRADGWYNDAPAYDYYSMWAFQLYGILWSEFYGQKYLPEIAAKFTSNFTDMTDNYPYLFSENGEMIMYGRSISYRFASISPLPFFGTLKNEDINYGWMRRISSGVLMQFLSNPEFLEDEVPTLGFYGHFEPAVQNYSCRGSVYWMGKAFLGLLIPDNNPFWTTTENNGPWETDFKKDTVYNKFQEKSNTLITDYPNIGASEIRAWCHEKVADDWQKFRSSENYNKLSYNSAFPWQADGPNGEVSMNYAIKNKKNEWEVFRLYDFKKFEDGIYYRDAVLETDETVTMQLADIPLPNGVLRIDLNTTNKPLEMRLGHYPLPKLKKDIKYSRKHIDGHEALIMDNGTYQLAMVILSGWDNLEFVETTGLHPVSKESSVLNSIAQYTPKEDSVFATLMLWKASGDSWSKEDLVPVKSLKLKNDQIIVKMKDGTTKTCTFSN; from the coding sequence GTGAGAATCATATTTACACTAATAGCACTCTTTATAGCAGCAAACTTCACAATACTTAATGCCCAAAGCAACCAAAAGGAAGCGGCTGTTTTTCAAATTGACCAACCTGATTACAAACAGAGTCCTTATACTGGAATGACCAAACAACACTGGAAGGATGCTGCATTATACATTTTGGAAGGCGCCTTTTCATACATCAATTCCTATGAAGACCCGATGAAGTTTCCCAAGTTGCCAGGAAAAAGCTATCCGCATAACGAAGATCAGGTACCAACGGAAAAGCTAGAAGGCTTATGCCGTACGTTGTTTGTAGCAGCCCCTCTGTTAAAAGAAAATCCTTCACTACAAGTCAACGGCATTGATGTAGCAAAATATTATCGCCTTCAAATTTTAAATTTACTAGATCCTTCTAAGGCCTCCTATATCCCACCTAGAACTCAAGATCAGGGGCCTACGCAAATTCTCGTAGAGTTTGGAGCATTGGCCATTTCACTTTTTGTAGCACCGGAGGCCATTTGGGAACCATTGTCCCAAGAGCAAAAAGACGCCTTAGCCCATACCATGCTTAGCTATGGGAATGGACCAACTGTACCTTCCAACTGGAGGTTTTTCAACATTTTTGTGATGAGTTTTTTCAAAGATCAAGGATACCCCATAAACGAGGAATTATTAACCGAATATTTAAATCTATCCCTAGATCAATACCGTGCGGATGGCTGGTATAATGACGCTCCTGCATATGATTATTACAGCATGTGGGCCTTTCAGCTTTACGGTATTTTATGGTCTGAATTTTACGGACAGAAGTACCTTCCAGAGATTGCAGCTAAGTTCACCAGTAATTTTACAGACATGACCGACAATTATCCTTATCTATTTTCAGAAAATGGAGAAATGATCATGTATGGTAGAAGTATCAGCTATCGGTTTGCATCTATTAGCCCGCTACCCTTTTTCGGAACCTTGAAAAATGAAGACATTAATTATGGTTGGATGCGCCGAATTTCCTCTGGTGTCCTAATGCAGTTTTTGTCCAACCCAGAATTTCTGGAAGACGAAGTTCCTACTCTCGGCTTTTACGGACATTTTGAACCTGCCGTTCAAAATTACAGCTGTCGCGGCAGTGTGTATTGGATGGGCAAAGCCTTTCTTGGATTGCTCATTCCTGACAACAATCCATTTTGGACCACCACAGAAAACAACGGCCCTTGGGAAACCGATTTTAAAAAAGATACGGTTTACAATAAATTTCAAGAAAAGTCGAACACCTTAATTACAGATTACCCCAATATTGGTGCTTCCGAAATACGTGCTTGGTGCCACGAAAAAGTAGCGGATGATTGGCAAAAGTTCCGTTCTTCGGAAAATTACAATAAACTGTCCTACAACAGTGCCTTTCCTTGGCAAGCAGATGGACCAAACGGAGAAGTCTCCATGAATTATGCCATCAAAAACAAAAAAAATGAATGGGAAGTATTTAGACTTTACGATTTCAAAAAATTTGAAGACGGCATTTACTATCGAGATGCTGTTTTGGAAACCGATGAAACCGTTACCATGCAATTGGCAGACATCCCCTTACCCAATGGGGTACTACGTATAGACCTGAACACAACCAACAAGCCATTAGAAATGCGTTTGGGACATTACCCTCTTCCCAAATTGAAAAAAGATATCAAGTACTCCAGAAAACACATTGATGGCCACGAGGCATTGATTATGGATAACGGCACCTACCAACTTGCCATGGTCATACTGAGTGGTTGGGACAACTTAGAATTTGTTGAAACCACAGGATTGCATCCTGTATCCAAAGAAAGTAGTGTTTTAAATTCCATTGCCCAATACACACCAAAAGAAGACAGTGTTTTTGCTACTTTGATGCTTTGGAAAGCATCTGGAGACTCTTGGAGTAAAGAGGATTTAGTTCCTGTAAAAAGTCTAAAATTGAAAAATGACCAGATTATTGTCAAAATGAAAGATGGCACTACCAAAACCTGTACGTTTTCAAATTAA
- a CDS encoding right-handed parallel beta-helix repeat-containing protein: MNTICPKLNRFQIQKTWLPRLTLVLDRTKEFGTIALLLLVLGCTTAEEQPYSIETTTTFYVSPDGNDANNGLSPDTPWQTSAKVNSLEIPAGYTIKFEGGYTYQSIAFDANDGGNANNRITITSYGEDVAVFEGMDFVNTSGFNVSGVDVVIPQVAEGEFPRNGINLYSTLQGDVKLQGYQFSNLNISGGYGGIAIEGVNDTSGFSDVSILNCTIFDCMDSGIISKGYFNQNKVGYSHEHIYVQGCTVYNISGWDNAWSHTGNGIVLSDVQFSSISNCVVHDSGYQNTHCGGNCGIWYWDAKDVSIEYCEAYNIETLGCDAAGFDLDGGVVNGVMQYNYSHDNHGAGFQVGQFSGARPMSNITVRYNISNNDANGYSGSLFLFNMSSKNSVSDIFFYNNTVVQDNKLAFKTINSWNPDVVFVKNNILSGGVNSDDNISFQGNYYEEPNLVNYKLEPGSPLIDAGVNLDYNIGNYDYFGNASLSGESQDIGAHEFSNTLSIE; this comes from the coding sequence TTGAATACGATTTGCCCCAAATTAAACCGTTTTCAAATTCAAAAAACTTGGCTGCCCAGACTTACATTAGTTTTGGACCGTACCAAGGAATTTGGAACCATAGCTTTACTGTTGTTGGTTTTAGGATGTACTACAGCCGAAGAACAGCCTTATTCTATAGAAACTACCACGACTTTTTATGTGTCTCCAGATGGTAATGATGCCAATAATGGTTTGTCTCCAGATACGCCTTGGCAAACCAGTGCCAAGGTAAATAGCCTAGAGATTCCTGCAGGATATACCATTAAATTTGAAGGAGGATATACCTACCAAAGTATTGCCTTTGATGCCAACGATGGAGGTAATGCTAATAACAGGATTACTATCACATCTTACGGTGAAGACGTGGCTGTTTTTGAAGGAATGGATTTTGTAAATACATCTGGTTTTAACGTGAGTGGTGTTGATGTGGTCATTCCTCAAGTAGCAGAAGGGGAGTTCCCTCGGAATGGAATCAATCTGTACAGTACTTTACAGGGGGATGTTAAATTACAAGGATATCAATTTTCCAATTTAAATATCAGCGGAGGCTATGGTGGGATTGCAATAGAAGGTGTTAACGATACTTCAGGCTTCTCCGATGTGAGTATACTTAACTGTACGATTTTCGATTGTATGGATAGCGGTATCATATCCAAAGGCTATTTCAATCAAAATAAAGTAGGGTATTCTCATGAGCATATATATGTGCAGGGATGTACGGTTTATAATATCAGTGGTTGGGATAATGCTTGGAGTCATACCGGAAATGGAATTGTATTGTCTGATGTGCAATTTTCATCTATCAGTAATTGTGTTGTTCATGATAGCGGGTATCAAAACACACATTGTGGGGGAAATTGTGGTATTTGGTATTGGGATGCCAAAGATGTCAGTATTGAATATTGTGAGGCCTATAATATTGAAACGCTTGGGTGTGATGCAGCAGGCTTCGACTTGGATGGAGGTGTGGTGAATGGAGTTATGCAGTACAATTACTCTCATGACAACCATGGAGCTGGATTTCAGGTGGGGCAGTTCAGCGGGGCGCGACCAATGTCAAACATAACAGTTCGTTATAACATATCCAACAATGATGCCAATGGTTATAGTGGAAGTTTGTTTTTGTTTAATATGAGTAGCAAAAACTCGGTGTCAGATATATTCTTTTACAACAATACTGTTGTTCAGGATAATAAATTAGCCTTTAAAACCATAAATAGCTGGAATCCCGATGTGGTATTTGTGAAAAATAACATCCTGAGTGGAGGGGTGAATTCTGATGATAATATATCCTTCCAAGGAAACTATTACGAGGAACCTAATTTAGTCAACTATAAATTGGAGCCCGGATCGCCGCTTATTGATGCAGGTGTCAATCTAGACTACAATATCGGGAATTATGATTATTTTGGAAATGCTTCCTTGTCTGGTGAATCACAAGATATAGGAGCCCATGAATTTAGTAATACTTTGAGTATAGAGTAG
- a CDS encoding alkaline phosphatase, with amino-acid sequence MKLILSVMAFLTIGFGYSQESGKKAVKETNKPLNVILLIGDGMGLSQMSSVFYYKKDSINLPNFEHVGLLKTSSGSHLITDSAAGATAYACGVKTYNGAIGVLQDTTAVENMTEALSKMGYKNGLVATSSITHATPASFFAHVPSRKMDEAIAAQLPTSNIDFFAAGGLKFFNKRKDGVNYLTALEKKGFEMDTVQLGDKKLKRNRKYGYLLAADGMPKMEEGRGDFLQEGTEKALSYLSQTSGGFFLMVEGSQIDWGGHDNEAQYLIDEMKDFDNVIGAVLDFAKKDGNTLVLLTADHETGGFTLASDEGDYNSVTPKFSTGGHSATMVPVLAYGKGAEHFGGIYENNELYHKILSLIQQDRVVE; translated from the coding sequence ATGAAATTAATTTTAAGTGTTATGGCTTTCTTGACAATTGGTTTTGGATATAGCCAAGAGTCAGGGAAAAAAGCAGTGAAGGAAACCAACAAGCCTTTAAATGTCATCTTACTGATAGGCGATGGTATGGGGCTGTCCCAAATGTCTTCAGTGTTTTATTATAAAAAGGATAGTATTAACCTTCCAAATTTTGAGCATGTTGGATTGCTTAAAACCTCTTCTGGATCACATTTAATAACAGATTCCGCTGCAGGAGCGACAGCTTACGCCTGTGGGGTGAAAACCTATAATGGCGCCATTGGGGTGCTGCAGGACACTACGGCAGTAGAGAATATGACCGAGGCGCTTTCTAAAATGGGCTACAAAAACGGTTTGGTAGCGACGTCTTCTATAACCCATGCCACGCCAGCTTCGTTTTTTGCCCACGTGCCAAGCAGAAAAATGGACGAAGCTATTGCGGCGCAATTGCCAACTTCCAATATTGACTTTTTTGCGGCAGGAGGACTTAAATTCTTCAACAAAAGAAAGGATGGAGTCAATTATTTGACGGCTTTGGAAAAGAAAGGTTTTGAAATGGATACCGTGCAATTAGGAGATAAAAAACTTAAAAGGAACCGTAAATACGGGTATTTATTGGCGGCAGATGGCATGCCTAAAATGGAAGAAGGACGAGGTGATTTTTTACAGGAAGGTACTGAAAAGGCCCTAAGTTATTTGTCTCAAACTTCTGGAGGGTTCTTTTTAATGGTAGAAGGCTCACAAATTGATTGGGGAGGTCATGACAATGAGGCGCAGTATCTAATTGATGAAATGAAGGATTTTGACAATGTGATTGGAGCAGTACTTGATTTTGCCAAAAAGGATGGAAATACCTTAGTGTTATTGACGGCCGACCACGAAACGGGAGGGTTTACACTGGCATCAGACGAGGGCGATTACAATTCGGTAACGCCCAAATTTTCTACTGGAGGGCATTCTGCAACCATGGTGCCCGTGTTGGCCTATGGAAAGGGTGCTGAACATTTTGGTGGTATTTATGAAAACAACGAGTTATATCATAAAATCTTGTCTTTGATTCAACAGGATAGAGTTGTGGAGTAA
- a CDS encoding formate/nitrite transporter family protein — MNSPKEGIKIINEIALNKEGYTVSKTLILAFLAGAYVAFGGLLSIIVSGGSPGIAASNPGLARFLFGAAFPIGLILVVIVGAELFTGNNAYFIPNILTKRQRVYAMLKNWGLVYIGNFVGALFLAYVITHLTHLVSDTPYIDMVRKIAEGKTSHSFLVTFIKGIGANWLVCLAIWQGIAAKHTIGKIVAIWIPVMAFVTMGFEHSIANMYFIPLAIFEGADITWSTFFTSNLIPATLGNIVGGALFVGTPYGYLFGKTED; from the coding sequence ATGAATTCACCTAAAGAAGGGATAAAAATCATAAATGAAATAGCCTTGAACAAAGAGGGTTATACGGTAAGCAAAACATTGATTTTGGCATTTTTGGCGGGAGCCTATGTGGCTTTTGGAGGTCTATTGTCAATTATTGTATCTGGAGGTTCTCCGGGAATAGCCGCTAGCAATCCTGGATTGGCGAGGTTCCTGTTTGGGGCAGCATTTCCAATAGGGCTCATCCTTGTGGTAATTGTTGGTGCCGAACTTTTTACGGGTAACAATGCCTATTTTATTCCGAATATTTTAACCAAACGCCAACGGGTGTATGCCATGTTGAAGAATTGGGGATTAGTTTACATTGGAAATTTTGTAGGCGCTCTTTTTCTAGCGTATGTCATCACGCATTTAACGCACTTGGTAAGTGATACGCCGTATATCGATATGGTTCGTAAAATTGCGGAGGGTAAAACCAGTCACTCATTTTTGGTCACCTTTATTAAAGGTATTGGAGCCAATTGGTTGGTGTGTCTGGCCATTTGGCAAGGGATTGCGGCAAAACATACCATTGGAAAAATTGTCGCTATTTGGATTCCTGTCATGGCCTTTGTCACTATGGGGTTTGAGCACAGTATTGCCAATATGTATTTCATTCCATTGGCTATTTTTGAAGGCGCTGATATTACTTGGAGTACTTTTTTTACGTCCAATTTAATTCCGGCCACATTAGGTAATATTGTTGGCGGTGCGTTATTTGTGGGCACACCTTACGGTTACCTTTTTGGAAAAACAGAAGATTAA
- the pflA gene encoding pyruvate formate-lyase-activating protein translates to MMKTPDTTLSVHSIESFGTHDGPGIRLVIFLQGCKLKCQYCHNPDTIDTQGGTEYPIEDLVQRAIRMKPYFGDLGGVTVSGGEPLLQAKALIPFFKRLKEEGIHTNVDTNGRLLNHPTMELLDDYADLVMLDIKHMTEEGFRTLAGAKNKETTFNFAKHREQSGKAMWLRYVLIPGITNTPELLHALGDYFKAYKTIEKIELQPYHKLGIHKWEALGWVYELKDARENTQEEIDAAVAILKDYFKEVKVN, encoded by the coding sequence GAAAACTCCAGATACTACCTTAAGTGTACATTCTATAGAGTCTTTTGGAACTCATGATGGACCGGGAATACGATTGGTAATCTTCCTGCAGGGTTGTAAACTGAAATGTCAATACTGCCACAATCCAGATACCATAGATACCCAAGGCGGTACAGAATATCCAATTGAAGATTTAGTACAACGGGCCATTCGTATGAAACCCTATTTTGGGGATTTGGGTGGTGTGACCGTTTCGGGAGGGGAACCGCTTCTGCAGGCCAAAGCCTTAATTCCGTTCTTTAAACGCTTAAAAGAAGAGGGGATCCATACCAACGTGGATACCAATGGGAGATTACTGAATCATCCTACTATGGAACTTCTAGATGATTATGCCGATTTGGTGATGCTGGATATCAAGCACATGACCGAAGAAGGCTTTCGAACCTTGGCGGGTGCCAAAAACAAGGAAACCACTTTTAACTTTGCGAAACACCGGGAGCAATCAGGCAAAGCTATGTGGTTGCGCTATGTATTGATTCCTGGAATTACCAATACTCCTGAATTACTTCACGCTTTGGGAGACTATTTTAAAGCGTATAAAACCATTGAAAAAATAGAACTGCAGCCTTACCATAAATTGGGAATCCACAAATGGGAAGCTTTAGGTTGGGTGTATGAGCTTAAAGATGCCAGAGAGAATACCCAAGAAGAGATTGACGCAGCTGTAGCTATTTTGAAGGACTACTTTAAAGAAGTTAAAGTGAATTAA